In the Oscillospiraceae bacterium genome, GGCGCAGTACTCGGCGGCGGCACGGCTGCGGGCGATATACTCCCGGTCCTTCTCCTGGATGTCCTTTTTCTCCTCGTGGCCCTGGTAGCGTTCGGTCAGCAGCCGCTGGGAGACCTCGGGGTCGACAGCCAGATAGATGACCTCATCCGGGGTCGGGATGCCGATCTTCTTGTACTCGAAATCGAACAGCCAGTTCAAAAATCCGTCCCAGTGCATCGGCGGCAGTTTGGAGCACTGGTGTACCGCGTTGGAGGTGGTGTACCGGTCGGACAGGACTAAACCGCCCTCGCGGTAGAACTCGCCCCAGTCGGTCTTGTAGCTGGCAAAGCGATCGACGGCGTAAAAGCTGGAGGCCGCGTAGGCGTTGACATCGTCGGGATGCTCGCCAAACTCCCCTGCCAGGTACATTTTGACGAGGGCCGAGGAATTGCTCTCGTAATTCGGGAAGGTGATCTGGCGCAGGTCCGCGCCGCGCTGGCGCAGGTGGTCCGCGGTCAACTTGGTCTGGGTGCCCTTGCCGGAGCCGTCCAGACCTTCAAAAATGATGAGTTTACCCATTCGGGAGTGCCTCCTTTTTGAGTGCAGCATATTTTTCCCGTACTTCGGCCTGTTTGCCGCAGCACATGCGGCCCTCCGGGCAGGGGCCGGTCAGGCAGCGTGGGCCTGCCGCGGCAAAGATATGCGGGGCCAGCGGCAGCACGAGTTTGAGCATTTCGTCGGCCACAGCGCGGATCTCCCACTGGGCGCGGTTGCAGCAGCGCAGGTTGAAGAAGTTTTGCAGGCTGCGGCAGTTCATCGTCATGACCATCTTGGTCTCGCAGGCGTTGGGCAGCACAAAGCGGGCGTCCTCGTTGGCCTGCTTGGAGGCCTTGGCCCGTGCGGCCTTTTCATCCATGCCCTGGGCCACGAACTTGGCGGTGTGGGCGTCCTCCAGCGTGTGGACGAGCTCGAGGTATTTTTTTGCGTCGTCGTTCATCGAAGCGATGAACTGGGCCTTGGCTTCGGGGATGGCCTCGATCTCCGGCGGGATGACATAGCGGAAATCTTCGAGCCGGACATAGCGCTGGCTCTGCACGCTGAAGCTGCCGATGCGGTGGCGGGTGACCTGCGCCAGGAAGGTGCGGGACACGCCCTCGATGCCGAAGGTGAAGCTGGCGTGCTCAATGGGGCTGGCATGGCCGACATCGGAAAGTTTCTGCAAAAAGGCGGCGGTCTTCTCGGGGGTCAGGCCCTCCAGCAAAGTATCGATATGCGCGTCAGAGTAGCAGAGCTTGGCTGCGGCTGCTATGGTGCGCTCGGGGTCGTTGGTATGGGCGATCAGTTCAACCAGCATGATTTCTTCTTCCTTTTATGATAGTCCTTATTCCTCGGTCAGTTTTTTCAGCGGAGCGTAGTTGGCCATCGTCTTTTTTACACCCACGCGGTCGAACTGGATCTCAACGATGCAGTCGCCTGCGATGGGGGTAGCCTTGATGACCTTGCCCTTGCCAAACACGCGGTGCTCAACAAGGTCACCGGGGGCGTAGCTGACGGCCTCTTTCTTTTTGGGCGTGGCGGACGGCGTGCCTGCCAGCGTGGAGGTGCCAGCCCCCGCCGGGGTGGCGTGGTGGGGGTTATTGCTGCGACCATAGCCGGTGCCAAAGCCGGTGGATTGCACATTGTGGCGGCCGCCGGAATAGTTGGGGCTTTCGTGTCCGCCGCTGGCAAAGCCGCTGCTGTAACCGCCGCCAAAACCGCCGCGGGGGCGGGCGTTATACTCGCTGTTGAGGTAGCCGCGGGATGCGCCGGAGTAGCCGCTGCGCCCGCCGGGCACGTTGGTGCTGTAACTGCCGTAACCGGCGCCGAACCCACCGCCGCTGTAGGCCAGCTCGGGGCTTTGGGTCTCATCCAGCAGGTCGGAGTCGATTTCAGACAGGAAGGTGGACGGCGGGTTGCGGCGGGTCTGGCCGAAGATCAGGCGGCTGCGGGAGGAGGAAAGGTACAGTTCCTTTTTGGCGCGGGTGATAGCCACGTAGCAAAGGCGGCGCTCCTCTTCCATGTCCTCTTCATTATAGCGGGCCATGTCGCCGGGAAAAACACCGTCTTCCATACCCACAACAAAGACGTAGGGGAACTCCAGGCCCTTGGCGGAGTGGATGGTCATCATCGTGACGCTGTCGGCGTCCTGGTCATAGCTGTCCAGGTCGGAGATCAGGGCGACTTCCTCGAGGAAACCTGCCAGGGTCGCGTCCTCGCCGTTCTGGTCGACGTAGGTCTTGACCGAGCTGATGAGCTGGCCCAGGTTCTCAAGGCGGGTCTGGCCTTCCTCTTTCTGGGCTTTCAGCATAGCCTCGTAGCCGGATTTTTTCACGACCTCGCCGGCGAATTCATCCAGCGGCAGCGTGACCGAGAGGTCGCACAGCTCGCGGTATATCTCATAGAATTTTTCCAGCGGGGCGGCGGCACGCTGCAGTTCGGGGTATTCCCGCACATGGCCGATGATCTCCAGCATGGGCACACCGTTTTTGGCGGCCAGGTCGCCGATCTTTTCTATGGTGGTGGCACCGATCTTACGGGCGGGTTCATTGATGATGCGGCGCAGGCGCACATCGTCCCGCGGGTTGACGATGACGGCCAGGTAGGAGTTGATGTCCTTGACTTCCTTGCGGTCAAAGAAGCGCTGGCCGCCCACGATGCGGTACGGGATGCCCGCGCGGGCGAAGTAGGTTTCGATGGGGTTGGACTGGGCATTCATGCGGTAGAGCACGGCGTGGTCCCGCAGGTGGGCACCCTCCCGCAGATGCTCGCCGATGATGTCGGCCAGATGGCTGGCTTCGTCCTGCTCGTTGGAGGCGGTGTAGTGGTGGACCTTTTCGCCGTTGCCGTTCTGGGTCCACAGAGTCTTGCCCTTGCGGCCTGCGTTGTTTTTGATGACGCTGTTGGCGGCATTGAGGATGTTGGAAGTGGAACGGTAGTTCTGTTCCAGGCGGATGGTCTTGGCCCCCTTGAAAACCTGCTCAAAGTTGAGGATGTTCTCGATGGTGGCGCCGCGGAACTTGTAGATGGACTGGTCGTCATCACCGACAACGCAGACATTGTTGGAGCCGCCCGCCAGCAGGCGCACAAGGTTAAACTGGGCAATGCTGGTGTCCTGATACTCGTCCACAACTACGTACTTGAACTTATCCTGATAGTAGCGGCGGGCTTCCTCATCGTTTTGCAGCAGCTTGACGGTGTGGTAGATCAGGTCGTCGAAGTCCATCGCGCCCGCCTTTTTCAGCCGGGCGGCGTAGGTGGTGTAGATTTTGGAGATGAGCGCCGCCTTGGTGTCGCGGGGGGCCTCCGAGGCAATATCCTCGGCCGAGAGCAGCTTATCTTTAAAGGAGCTGATCTGGCTGACAGCTGACTTAACCGGCAGGAATTTGTCGTCGATCATCAGATCCTTGTAGATCTGCTTGATGACGCGCTGCTGGTCATCGGAATCGTAGATGGTGAAGCTTTTGGGGAAGCCGATGCGCTCGGCATCCCGGCGCAGGAAACGTACGCAGGCCGAGTGGAAGGTGGACGCAAAGACGTCGCCGCCGAGGGTCGCGCCCAGCATGGCGCGCAGACGTTCTTTCAACTCCCCTGCCGCCTTGTTGGTAAAGGTGATGGCCAGCACGTTCCAGGGGCGGGCCGGGCGCACGGCGAGATAGGCCGTTTCGCGCGGCAGGTCGCGGCCGGTGGCCACGGCAGTGCGCAGGTCGTTGAGATCCTGCTCGGTGACGGGGCGGGCCAGCTCTTTGCTGCCGTGGGCCGAGCCAAAGCGGATGATGTTGGCGATGCGGTTGACCAGCACGGTGGTCTTGCCGGAACCGGCACCCGCCAAAATCAGCAGTGGGCCTTCGGTGGTAAAGACGGCCTGGCGCTGCATGGGGTTCAGTTTGGTAAAGCGGGCTTCGATATATTGATCGCGCAGGGCGAGATATTCACTGGTAAGATCGGGCATGGAGTTTTTCCCTTTCTGGTCATTCCCCGGCAAAGGGGTCGTGGTTATTTTGCAGGCGCTTGTGCCAGGCTTTGGGGGTGGCATCGCGGAATCCGGCGGTAAGGTAGCAGCCCTCGCTCAAACTGATGGCCGTACCGCGGGCTACGCAGTTGAGCGGGTCTGGGGCGATGGCCACATCCACATGCAGTTCCCCAGCGATATAGCTGGCTAAACCCCGCAGCAGCGAACCGCCGCCGGTGAGCAGCACGCCCGACGAGGAGACGTCCGCCGCCAGTTCCGGCGGGGTGCTTTCCAGCACGGCGCGGGCCGCGGCGGCAATGCGGGAGGCAAGCTCCTGCACCGGCTCGTACAGGTCGCGGGTGTAGATGACGTGGCGGGCGGGCAAGTTCGTCTCCCAGGAGTGGCCGCGCACTTCCATCACGCCCTCAAACTCGCTTTTGGTGCAGCAGGCCACCTGCTTTTTCAGGGCTTCTGCCGTCAGCGGACCGATGGCGATCTGGAATTTTTCCTGCACATACTGGGCAATGCAGCGGTCAAAGGCGTTGCCTGCCACCGGCACGCTGGCGGCTTTTACACGGCCACCCATGCTGATGACGGCAATGTCGGTGGAGCCGCCGCCGATGTCCACGACCATGCAGCCGTGGGGTTCGCGAATCTGCAAACCGGCCCCCAGGGCAGCGGCTACCGGCTCGTCCACCAGAAAGACCTGCTTGGCCCCGGCCCCCATGACCGACTCGACCACGGCGTCAGCCTCGACGCCGGTAATCTGCGCGGGCACGCAGACCGCGATGCGGGGTTTGAAGATGCGGGAACGGCAGACCTCGTTGACAAAGCGGACGATGAGCTCATTGGTCATGCGATGGTCCTGGATGACGCCGTCCCGCAGGGGGCGCACAAGGTCGATGTAGGCGGGCGCACGGCCCACCATCTGCAGGGCTTCGTCCCCCACCGCAATGATGGTATTGGTGCGGGTATCCACCGCGCCGATGGTCGGCTGGCGGAAGACGACGCCCTGTTCTTCGGTAGCTATGATAATGGAAGTAGTTCCCAAATCAATACCGATGTCATATTGCTTCATTTGCGTTTCTCCGTAGATTTCTGCAGGGATTTCGGCAGTTCTTCGGTGGCAGCCACGGCGGCTGCGGTGATTTCGTAGGCTCCGGCCTGCTGTAAGGCCAGCGCACAGGCCGAGACCGTTGCGCCGGTGGTGATGATGTCGTCCACCAGCAGCACCCGCTTGCCGCTCAGGTCGGTGCCGGGGCGGCAGGCGTAGGCATCCTTTTTGTTGGCCAGGCGCTCCGCGCGGGTCAGCTCCTTTTGAGGCTGTAAAGGCTTTGTACTGTACAGCGGCGCAAGCACCGGGGTCTGCATTAGTATGCCCAGCCGCCGGGCCAGCAAAAGCGGCATACCGGCGGTGCCGGGCAGCGGCTCCCGCGGCGGGACCGGCACAATGTAGTGGTAACGGGGCATTCCCACCGGAGCCAGAGCTGCCGGGCGGCGGCCCGGTGTGTGGGACGGCATGGCGCCCCAGATCAGTACGGCCATGCGGTCGGCCAACTCCCGGGCACGCCACAGTTCCCCGCCGCGCTTGCAGGCCAAAATCGCATGGCGGACCTCGCCGCTGTAATAGTAGGCTGCGACGGCGCTGTTCAGGGCGTAAAAGGCATGTTCGGTCTCCGGCAGGCGGGGCGGCAGATGCACAAGGCGTTTGTCGGCAGCCTCAAAGCAGGCCGGGCAGACCGTGCCCTGCACAGCATCGCAGCCCAGCACTGCACCGCAGAACGGGCAGCGGCGCGGGTAGAGATACAGCGCGGCCTTTTCGGCCAGCAGCCTCCAATCCGGGTGGTTCATGCCTGGTCATCCCCTGCTTTGTACTTTTCGGCGGTGGGTGCAGCGGCGTCGGCCAGCAAAAAGCGCAGGCCGCTGTAGCGCATGTTCTGGCGCACATTGCGCACCATGGCTTCCTCGGTGCGGGCGGTGCCGGTCAGCACGCACAACTTGCGGGCGCGGGTGACGCCGGTATATAAAAGGTTGCGGTAGCAAAGGCGGGCGGGCACATCGGCCACCGGCAGGATGACCGCCGGGAACTCCGAGCCCTGGCTTTTGTGGACCGTAACGGCGTAGGCGGGTTCCAGCTCGGCCAATTGGTCAGCCGAGTAGACGTACTTGCGGTCGTCCATCATGACGGTGACGGCGCGGGCGTCCGGGTCAACAGCGGTGATGATACCCAGGTCGCCGTTGTAGGCGCCTACCCCGGCCTCGGCGCCGTCGCGCTCATAGGTGATGTCGTAGTCGTTTTTGATCTGCATAACCTTATCGCCCAGACGCAGAATTTTTGCGTTTTTCTCGGTGCCGATCTGCGGTTTGCCGCGCATGGGCGGGTTGAGGATCTCCTGCAAGCGTCGGTTCAGCTCCACACTGCCGGTGGGGCCGACTTTGGTCGGGCAAAGCACCTGAATATCCTTGACCGGGTCGAACCCGTAGGCCTTGGGCAGGCGGCTGCTGACCAGGTCACAGACCAGCTTCTGGCAGGCAAGGCCGGTGGACTCGATCATAAAAAAGTCGTCCTTCGGCCCGCCTTTTTGGGGCATCTGCCCTTCGACAATGCGGTGGGCGTTCTGCACGATCAGACTTTGCTGCGCCTGACGGAAGATGTCGGTCAGGCGAACAGTGGGCACGACGCCCGTGCGCAAGATCTCGCCTAGAATGTTGCCGGGACCGACGCTGGGCAGCTGGTCGGCATCGCCTACCATAATGATACGGCAGTGATACCGCGCCGCCGCCAGCAATGCCTGAAACAGCTTGACGTCCACCATGCTC is a window encoding:
- the thyX gene encoding FAD-dependent thymidylate synthase, whose amino-acid sequence is MMLVELIAHTNDPERTIAAAAKLCYSDAHIDTLLEGLTPEKTAAFLQKLSDVGHASPIEHASFTFGIEGVSRTFLAQVTRHRIGSFSVQSQRYVRLEDFRYVIPPEIEAIPEAKAQFIASMNDDAKKYLELVHTLEDAHTAKFVAQGMDEKAARAKASKQANEDARFVLPNACETKMVMTMNCRSLQNFFNLRCCNRAQWEIRAVADEMLKLVLPLAPHIFAAAGPRCLTGPCPEGRMCCGKQAEVREKYAALKKEALPNG
- a CDS encoding phosphoribosyltransferase family protein: MNHPDWRLLAEKAALYLYPRRCPFCGAVLGCDAVQGTVCPACFEAADKRLVHLPPRLPETEHAFYALNSAVAAYYYSGEVRHAILACKRGGELWRARELADRMAVLIWGAMPSHTPGRRPAALAPVGMPRYHYIVPVPPREPLPGTAGMPLLLARRLGILMQTPVLAPLYSTKPLQPQKELTRAERLANKKDAYACRPGTDLSGKRVLLVDDIITTGATVSACALALQQAGAYEITAAAVAATEELPKSLQKSTEKRK
- a CDS encoding rod shape-determining protein yields the protein MKQYDIGIDLGTTSIIIATEEQGVVFRQPTIGAVDTRTNTIIAVGDEALQMVGRAPAYIDLVRPLRDGVIQDHRMTNELIVRFVNEVCRSRIFKPRIAVCVPAQITGVEADAVVESVMGAGAKQVFLVDEPVAAALGAGLQIREPHGCMVVDIGGGSTDIAVISMGGRVKAASVPVAGNAFDRCIAQYVQEKFQIAIGPLTAEALKKQVACCTKSEFEGVMEVRGHSWETNLPARHVIYTRDLYEPVQELASRIAAAARAVLESTPPELAADVSSSGVLLTGGGSLLRGLASYIAGELHVDVAIAPDPLNCVARGTAISLSEGCYLTAGFRDATPKAWHKRLQNNHDPFAGE
- a CDS encoding thymidylate kinase; translation: MGKLIIFEGLDGSGKGTQTKLTADHLRQRGADLRQITFPNYESNSSALVKMYLAGEFGEHPDDVNAYAASSFYAVDRFASYKTDWGEFYREGGLVLSDRYTTSNAVHQCSKLPPMHWDGFLNWLFDFEYKKIGIPTPDEVIYLAVDPEVSQRLLTERYQGHEEKKDIQEKDREYIARSRAAAEYCARTLGWKRIECTEPVAPDSEERRMRTIESINDEILKELEKVL
- a CDS encoding UvrD-helicase domain-containing protein, with protein sequence MPDLTSEYLALRDQYIEARFTKLNPMQRQAVFTTEGPLLILAGAGSGKTTVLVNRIANIIRFGSAHGSKELARPVTEQDLNDLRTAVATGRDLPRETAYLAVRPARPWNVLAITFTNKAAGELKERLRAMLGATLGGDVFASTFHSACVRFLRRDAERIGFPKSFTIYDSDDQQRVIKQIYKDLMIDDKFLPVKSAVSQISSFKDKLLSAEDIASEAPRDTKAALISKIYTTYAARLKKAGAMDFDDLIYHTVKLLQNDEEARRYYQDKFKYVVVDEYQDTSIAQFNLVRLLAGGSNNVCVVGDDDQSIYKFRGATIENILNFEQVFKGAKTIRLEQNYRSTSNILNAANSVIKNNAGRKGKTLWTQNGNGEKVHHYTASNEQDEASHLADIIGEHLREGAHLRDHAVLYRMNAQSNPIETYFARAGIPYRIVGGQRFFDRKEVKDINSYLAVIVNPRDDVRLRRIINEPARKIGATTIEKIGDLAAKNGVPMLEIIGHVREYPELQRAAAPLEKFYEIYRELCDLSVTLPLDEFAGEVVKKSGYEAMLKAQKEEGQTRLENLGQLISSVKTYVDQNGEDATLAGFLEEVALISDLDSYDQDADSVTMMTIHSAKGLEFPYVFVVGMEDGVFPGDMARYNEEDMEEERRLCYVAITRAKKELYLSSSRSRLIFGQTRRNPPSTFLSEIDSDLLDETQSPELAYSGGGFGAGYGSYSTNVPGGRSGYSGASRGYLNSEYNARPRGGFGGGYSSGFASGGHESPNYSGGRHNVQSTGFGTGYGRSNNPHHATPAGAGTSTLAGTPSATPKKKEAVSYAPGDLVEHRVFGKGKVIKATPIAGDCIVEIQFDRVGVKKTMANYAPLKKLTEE